Below is a window of Vallicoccus soli DNA.
CCGTGCTCGCGGGTGAGCAGGGAGACGATGCGGTCGGCCTCGCCGAGCTTCTGGGTGCGCAGGACGACGCCCTCGTCGCGGTACAGGGCCACGCCACCATGATGACCCCGCTCGCGGCGCCGGGCCGCCGGGAGTCCGCGCCGCGCCGTCGCGGACTGTCGGAGGCTCCTGGCAGGGTCCCGCCCATGCGCAGCAGCGACGCCCCCGCCACGCCCCGCACCGCCCGCCGGTGCCCGGGCGTCGTCCCGCCGTTCCTCCTGGACCGCCTCGCGCGGGCCGGCGACGCCGCGCTCGCCGAGCCGGCGCAGCGCACCCTGACCGTGGACCGGGCGGTCCGGGCCGTCCGGCTGACCCGGCGGCCGACGCGCCCGGGCGAGCCCGGGCCGAGCCGGCGCGTCTTCGACGCCCAGGGCCGCACGGCGCTGCCCGGGGTGGTCGTGCGCGAGGAGGGCGCGCCGTCCCGCGGCGACGACGACGTCGACGAGGCGTACGACGGGCTGGGCGCCACCTGGACGCTGCTCATGGACGTCTACGGCCGCGACTCGCTCGACGGCGCCGGCAGCGGGCTCGACGCGACGGTGCACTACGGGCAGCGCTACGACAACGCGTTCTGGGACGGCGAGCGCATGGTGTTCGGCGACGGCGACGGCATCGTCTTCCGGGGGTTCACCGACGTGCCGAGCGTCATCGGCCACGAGCTCGCCCACGGCCTGGTCCAGGAGACCGCCGACCTCGTCTACCGCGGCCAGCCCGGGGCGCTCAACGAGTCGGTGTCCGACGTGGTGGGCGCGCTGGTCGAGCAGCGCCTGCGCGGGCAGGACGCGGCGTCGGCGAGCTGGCTCATCGGCGAGGGGCTCTTCCTGCCCGGCGTGCAGGGCCGGGCCCTGCGCGACATGGCGGCCCCCGGCACGGCGTACGACGACCCGCGCCTCGGGCGCGACCCGCAGCCGGGGCACATGGACGACTACGTCGAGACCGACGAGGACGACGGCGGCGTCCACATCAACTCCGGCATCCCGAACCGGGCGTTCCACCTCACCGCGACCGCGCTCGGCGGCTCCGCCTGGGAGCGGGCGGGCCAGGTGTGGTACGACACCCTCACGGGCGGGTCCCTCGCCCGCGACGCGGACTTCGCGGCCTTCGCGGCGGCGACCGCGGCCGCGGCCGGGGCGCGGTACGGCGCCGGCTCGCCCGAGCAGGAGGCCGTCCGCGCCGGCTGGGCGGGGGTGGGCCTCGAGGTGCGGTGAGCGGTGGGCCCGCGCGGCGCGCCGCGGTCGGGAGGTGTGCGGTGCGGATCGCGGTGAGCCGCAGCGGCGGGTTCGCGGGGCTGGTCCGGCGCGGGGTGCTCGACGTGGACCCTGGTAGCGACGGCGGCGCCTGGCAGCCGCTGGCCGAGCTCGCCGCCGCCGGGCCGGCGGAGCCTGCCGACCCGGCGCTGCGCGACGCCTACGTCTGGACCATCGAGGTCGGCGACGCCCGCACCGTGGTGCCCGACGCCGCCCTCGACGAGCGCACCCGCCAGCTCGCCCAGCGCACCCTCGACGAGGGCGCGCCCGACCCGCGCTGACGGGCTCCCGGCCCCAGGTCCCGGCGGCGGCGCACCTGGCCGCGGACGGGACCGGAGGGGGTCAGCGGCGCAGCCCCAGGCCGTCGCTCCCGTCACCGTCCCAGTCGCCGACGAGCGGCAGGTCGCTGCTGACCCCGGCGGTCACGGTCGTCGTCGCAGGGCCGCCCGGGGCCGCCTGCAGGAAGGTGCGCGGGCCCCTGCGGACCCCCAGGGTGTCCTGCCCGTCGCCGTCCCAGTCGCCGACGAGCAGGTCGTCACCGGCCCGACCGAAGCTCCGGCTGCTCGTCACCGGCCCGCCCAGCCGGTCGGTCACCGACACGACGTCCCCGCGGCGCAGGGCGAGGGAGTCCCGTCCGCCCGGCGCCCAGCGCCCCGCGACGACCTCGTCGGCGGCCCGGCCGAAGCGGAACGGCGCCCGGAACGGTCCCTCGAGACCGTCCCGCACGAAGACCAGGTCGCCCCGGCGCAGCGCGATGCTGTCGGCGCCGTCGCCGTCCCAGTCGCCGACGAGCGCCTGGTCGCCGGGGCGCCCGATGCGCAGGTCGCGCGTGGCCGGCCCGGTCGGCCCGTCCGTCAGCAGGTACCGGTCGCCCGTGCGCACCCCCAGCGTGTCGACCCCGTCGCCGTCCCAGTCCCCGACCAGGGTCTCGTCGACCGCCCGCCCGTAGCGCACCTCGCGCACCGGCGACGGGCCGAGCTCGTCGTCGAGGAGGTAGGTGGGCCCGACGGCGGGGGGCAGCAGCCCCAGCCGCTGCTTGAGCCGCAGCACCCGCAGCGCCGAGGCGGACACCGAGCGGCTGAACGCCGCGTCGGCGGCGGCCCTGGAGAGCACGGCGTCGTACATGGCCGGGAGCACGCCGGGGTCGACGGTGAGGACGAGGTCCCCGCCGGCGAGCAGCGCCGACCTGGCCCTGGTCGCGGGGTCCCACCGTTGGACCTGGGCGGCGCGACCCAGGTCGTCGGAGACCACGACGCCGTCGAACCCGAGGTCGCCGCGGACCATGCCGCGCACGACGGCCGGGGACAGGACGGCCGGGCGGTACCGGTCGATGCGCGCGTAGGTCGCGGACGAGAGCATGAGCATCGGCAGGCCGGCGCGGACCGCGCCGCGGAACGGCTCCAGGGAGGGGTCGGCCCGCCCCGTGACCGTGTCGACGACGCCGGCGGTCGTGTCGGTGTTGGCCGTGACCCGGCCCAGGCCGGGGAAGTGCTTGCCGGTCGCGGCGACGCCGGCGTCCGCCAGGCCCTGCGCGAAGGCCCCTCCGCCGCGGGCGGCGGAGGCGGCGCCGTAGCCGTAGTTGCGCGCGTAGCGCCCGATCGGCGGGTTCGCCGCGGCAGCCGCCGGGCTCCCCACCGTGTCGAGGACCGGGGCCAGGTCCACGTGCACCCCGGCGCGCCGCAGCTGGCGCCCCCAGTACCCCGCGCGCCGCCGCACCTCGGCGGGCCCGAGCCGGCTCTGCGCCAGCGCGCTGGGGATGGCGGAGAAGCCGGGCCCGGACAGGACCTGCACCGCGCCGCCCTCCTGGTCCGTGGCCACGAGCGTGGCGGCACCGGCGGTGGCCGGACGCGTGCCGAGCGCGCGCAGCCCGCGGGTGAGCCGAGCGGTCGCGTCGACGCCCGCGGCGCTGCGGCCGGTCAGGATGGCGCTGCCCACGTGCCGCTCCCGCACCGCGGCGGCGGTGCGCGCGTCCAGCCCCGTCGCCGGGGTCCCCACCATGAAGAGCTGGCCGACGCGCTGCGCCTCCGTCATCCGCTGGAGCAGGCCCACCGGGTCGCCGGCCGCGGCCGCGGTGGCGGGCGCCGGCGCTCCCGCGCCCGCCACCGCGGCCACGACGGCCAGCACCAGCCCGGCCCGCCGCCCGCGGCGGGGACGGGGAGGGCGCTCGCTCACCGCAGGCCGCGGTTGACGGCCGAGACGACCGCCTTGAGCGAGGCGACGACGATGTTCGCGTCGATGCCGACGCCCCACAGCACCCGCCCGCCGACGGCGCACTCGACGTACGCCGCGGCCCGGGCGTCGCCGCCGGCCGAGAGCGCGTGCTCGGCGTAGTCGAGGACCCGCACGTCCACGCCGACGCCCTCCAGGGCGGAGCAGAACGCGGCGATCGGGCCGTTGCCGCTGCCCTCGAGCGTCGTGTGCTCCCCGGCGTCGACGAGGTCGACGGTGAGCGCGTCGCGGCCCTCGACCTCCGACGCCTGGCGCAGGCCGCGCAGCACGAACCGGCCCCACGGGGCGTCGGGGTTGGGCAGGTACTCGTCGACGAAGGCGTCGTACATCTGCGCCGGGGTGACCTCGCCGCCCTGCGCGTCGGTGCGCGCCTGCACGACCTGGCTGAACTCGATCTGCAGCCGGCGCGGCAGGTCGAGGTGGTGCTCGGTGCGCATGACGTAGGCGACGCCGCCCTTGCCGGACTGGCTGTTGACCCGGATGACGGCCTCGTACGAGCGCCCCACGTCCTTGGGGTCGATGGGCAGGTAGGGCACCGCCCAGGCGTGCTGCTCGACGGGGACGCCCGCCGCGGCCGCGTCGCGCTCGAGGTGCTCGAAGCCCTTCTTGATCGCGTCCTGGTGCGAGCCGGAGAAGGCGGTGTAGACGAGGTCGCCGCCGTACGGGTGCCGCTCGTGCACCGGCAGCTGGTTGCAGTACTCGACGGTGCGCCGCACGTGGTCGATGTCGGAGAAGTCGATCATCGGGTCGACGCCCTGGGAGAACAGGTTCATCCCGAGGGTCACCAGGCAGACGTTGCCGGTGCGCTCACCGTTGCCGAAGAGGCAGCCCTCGATGCGGTCCGCGCCCGCGAGGTAGCCGAGCTCGGCGGCCGCGACGGCCGTGCCGCGGTCGTTGTGCGGGTGCAGCGACAGCACGACGCTCTCGCGGTGCGCGAGGTTGCGGTGCATCCACTCGATGGAGTCCGCGTAGACGTTCGGCGTGGCCATCTCGACGGTCGCCGGCAGGTTGATGATGACCTTGTGGTCCGGCGAGGGCTGCCAGACCTCCATGACCTCGTTGCACACCCGCGCCGCGAACGGCAGCTCGGTGCCGGTGAACGACTCCGGCGAGTACTCGAAGGACACGTCGGTGCCCGGGACGCTGTCGACGAGCTTCTGGCACAGCCGGGCGCCCTGCAGCGCGATGTCGACGATGCCGTCCTCGTCGAGGCCGAAGACCACGCGCCGCTGCAGGGTGGAGGTCGAGTTGTAGAGGTGCACGACCGCCTGCTGCGCCCCCTTGATCGCCTCGAACGTCCGCTCGATGAGCGCCTCGCGGGACTGGGTCAGCACCTGGATGACGACGTCGTCGGGGATGAGGTCCTGCTCGACGAGCTGGCGGACGAAGTCGAAGTCGGTCTGGCTCGCCGACGGGAAGCCGACCTCGATCTCCTTGTAGCCCATCTGCACGAGGAGCTCGAACATGCGCAGCTTGCGCGCGGGGCTCATGGGGTCGATGAGGGCCTGGTTGCCGTCGCGCAGGTCGACGGCGCACCACTGCGGCGCCTGCGTGGCGGTGCGGCCCGGCCAGGTGCGGTCGGGCAGGTCGATCGGGGTGAACGGGGCGTAGCGGTGGATCGGCATGCCGGACGGGCGCTGCTCGTTGCGCATGGGGACCTCGGGTGGATCTCGGGGTGGGCGGCCGGCAGGCAGGTGCGTCCCCCGCGGCGGGAGACCGGCCTAGGGGGTCCCGCCGCGGCGACCGAGGAGGAGTCGCACGCCCGTCATCGCGGGCCAGCGTACGACGCCCCCGCGCCACCCCGCGACGACGGCCCCCTCAGAAGCCGAGCCGGCGCAGCTGCTTGGGGTCGCGCTGCCAGTCCTTGGCGACGCGCACGTGCAGGTCGAGGTGGACCTGGGTGCCGAGGAGCGCCTCGATCTGGCGCCGGGCCCGGGTGCCGACGTCGCGCAGCCGGGTGCCGCCCTTGCCGATGACGATGGCCTTCTGGCTGGGCCGCTCGACGTACACGTCCGCGCGCACGTCGAGCAGCGGGCGGTCCTCGGGCCGGTCCTCGCGCGGGAGCATCTCCTCGACCAGCACGGCCAGCGAGTGCGGCAGCTCGTCGCGCACGCCCTCCAGGGCCGCCTCGCGGATGAGCTCGGCGACCATGACGGCCTCGGGCTCGTCGGTGAGCTCGCCCTCCGGGTAGAGCGCCGGCCCCTCCGGCATGCGGGCGAGCAGCAGGTCGGCGAGCAGGTCCACCTGCTCCCCGCGCGCCGCCGAGACCGGCACGACCTCGTCCCACGGGGTGCCGGACTCCTCGCCGAGCCGGGCGACGGCCACGAGCTGCTCGGCGAGCCGGTCGCGGGGCACCAGGTCGGTCTTGGTGACGACCGCCAGGCGCGGGGTGCGCCCCAGGGACGCGAGCTCGCCGGCGATGAACCGGTCGCCCGGGCCCACCGGCTGGTCGGCCGGGATGCACAGCGCGACGGCGTCGACCTCGGCCCAGGTGGTGCGCACAACGTCGTTGAGCCGCTCGCCGAGCAGGGTGCGCGGGCGGTGCAGCCCGGGGGTGTCGACGAGCACGAGCTGGCCGTCGGCGCGGTGCAGGATGCCCCGCACGCTGTGCCGGGTCGTCTGCGGCCGCGAGGAGGTGATCGCGACCTTCTCCCCGACGAGCGCGTTGGTCAGCGTCGACTTGCCGGCGTTGGGCCGCCCGACGAAGCAGGCGAAGCCGCTGCGGAACCCGCCGCCCGCGCTCACGCCCGGCCCGCCGGGCCGGCGGGGAGGACCCGCAGGACGGCGCCGTCCGGTCCCGCGAGCACGACGGCCGCGCCGTCGACCGCGAGCTCGGACACGGCGGCGACCCCCGCGGGCGCCTGCTCCGCGCCCGCGGCGCCGACCACCGCGGCCCCCTCGAGGGCGTCGGCGCCGCTGGACACCGCGGCCGCGACGGCGGCCTCGAGCGCGGACAGCCGCAGCGCGGCCAGCGCGACGGTGCCGGCGACGTACGTGCGGCCGGTGCCGTCGCGCACGGCCGCGCCGTCCGGCACCCCGAGCCGCGCGCGGGCCGCGCGCGCGAGGGTGACGAGCTTCTGGTCCTCGGCCGCCAGGCCCTCGGCCCCGCTCGCCGGCTGCTGCTCAGGCATCCACGCGCTCCCCGCTGTCCGCGCGCTCGCCGAGCGCCTCCTCGGCGCGGCGCACGACGAGCGTGCCCACGCGGTTGCGCCGGCCCGTCGCGGCCTCGGCGGTGAGCTCCAGGCCCTCGACGACCGTGCGCGAGCCCGGGATCGGCACCATGCCGAGGTGCTTGGCGAGCAGGCCGCCGACCGTGTCGACGTCGTCGTCCTCGAGGTCGACCCCGAAGAGCTCGCCGAGCTCGTCCACGTGCAGGCGGGTCGAGACCCGCACGCCGCCGTCGGCGAGCTGCTCGACCTGGGGGGCCTCGCGGTCGTACTCGTCGGCGATGTCGCCCACGATCTCCTCGAGGACGTCCTCGATGGTGACGATGCCGGCGGTGCCGCCGTACTCGTCGACGACGACCGCGATGTGCGTCTGGTCCTGCTGCATCTCGCGCAGCAGCGCGTCGACCGGCTTGCTCTCCGGCACGAAGCTCGCCTCGCGCATGACGCTGTCGACGCGCTCGGTCGTCTCGCCCTCGCGGTACTCGTGGGTGCGCCGCACGAGGTCCTTGACGTAGACCATGCCGACGACGTCGTCCAGGCCGCCGTCGCCGACCACGGGGATGCGCGAGAACCCGCTGCGCAGCGCGAGGCTCAGCGCCTGGCGCAGGGTCTTGTGCCGCTCGAGGTAGACGATGTCGGTGCGCGGGACCATGACCTCGCGCACGATCGTGTCGCCGAGCTCGAAGACGGAGTGGATCATGGCCCGCTCCTCGTCCTCGATGAGCCGGCTCTCCTGCGCCTGGTCGACGAGGTCGCGCAGCTCGGCCTCGGAGGCGAAGGGGCCGTCGCGGAAGCCGCGACCGGGGGTGAGCGCGTTGCCGAGCAGGATGAGCAGCTGCGGCACCGGGCCGAGCACGCGGGCGGTGCCCCGCACGAGCCCGGCGGTGGCCAGCGCCAGCCCGTCGGCGTGCTGGAGCCCGACGGTGCGCGGCGAGACGCCGACGGCGATGTAGGACACGACCACCATGACGGCGGCGGCCACGAGGACCGCCTGCCAGCGCTCGGGCAGCACGGCGAGGCACACGGCGGCCACGAGCACGGTCGCGACGAGCTCGCAGGCGACCCGCAGCAGGGTGAGGACGTTGAGGTAGCGCGCGGGGTCGGAGATGACGTCCTTGAGGACGTCCGCCCGCCTGCGCCCCTCGCGCAGCAGCTCGTCGACCCGGACGCGGGAGACCCGCGACAGCGCGGACTCGACGGAGGCGAAGCCCGCCGCGAGGACGACGAGC
It encodes the following:
- a CDS encoding M4 family metallopeptidase codes for the protein MRSSDAPATPRTARRCPGVVPPFLLDRLARAGDAALAEPAQRTLTVDRAVRAVRLTRRPTRPGEPGPSRRVFDAQGRTALPGVVVREEGAPSRGDDDVDEAYDGLGATWTLLMDVYGRDSLDGAGSGLDATVHYGQRYDNAFWDGERMVFGDGDGIVFRGFTDVPSVIGHELAHGLVQETADLVYRGQPGALNESVSDVVGALVEQRLRGQDAASASWLIGEGLFLPGVQGRALRDMAAPGTAYDDPRLGRDPQPGHMDDYVETDEDDGGVHINSGIPNRAFHLTATALGGSAWERAGQVWYDTLTGGSLARDADFAAFAAATAAAAGARYGAGSPEQEAVRAGWAGVGLEVR
- a CDS encoding protealysin inhibitor emfourin, with translation MSRSGGFAGLVRRGVLDVDPGSDGGAWQPLAELAAAGPAEPADPALRDAYVWTIEVGDARTVVPDAALDERTRQLAQRTLDEGAPDPR
- a CDS encoding glycoside hydrolase family 3 N-terminal domain-containing protein, with product MSERPPRPRRGRRAGLVLAVVAAVAGAGAPAPATAAAAGDPVGLLQRMTEAQRVGQLFMVGTPATGLDARTAAAVRERHVGSAILTGRSAAGVDATARLTRGLRALGTRPATAGAATLVATDQEGGAVQVLSGPGFSAIPSALAQSRLGPAEVRRRAGYWGRQLRRAGVHVDLAPVLDTVGSPAAAAANPPIGRYARNYGYGAASAARGGGAFAQGLADAGVAATGKHFPGLGRVTANTDTTAGVVDTVTGRADPSLEPFRGAVRAGLPMLMLSSATYARIDRYRPAVLSPAVVRGMVRGDLGFDGVVVSDDLGRAAQVQRWDPATRARSALLAGGDLVLTVDPGVLPAMYDAVLSRAAADAAFSRSVSASALRVLRLKQRLGLLPPAVGPTYLLDDELGPSPVREVRYGRAVDETLVGDWDGDGVDTLGVRTGDRYLLTDGPTGPATRDLRIGRPGDQALVGDWDGDGADSIALRRGDLVFVRDGLEGPFRAPFRFGRAADEVVAGRWAPGGRDSLALRRGDVVSVTDRLGGPVTSSRSFGRAGDDLLVGDWDGDGQDTLGVRRGPRTFLQAAPGGPATTTVTAGVSSDLPLVGDWDGDGSDGLGLRR
- the leuA gene encoding 2-isopropylmalate synthase; translated protein: MRNEQRPSGMPIHRYAPFTPIDLPDRTWPGRTATQAPQWCAVDLRDGNQALIDPMSPARKLRMFELLVQMGYKEIEVGFPSASQTDFDFVRQLVEQDLIPDDVVIQVLTQSREALIERTFEAIKGAQQAVVHLYNSTSTLQRRVVFGLDEDGIVDIALQGARLCQKLVDSVPGTDVSFEYSPESFTGTELPFAARVCNEVMEVWQPSPDHKVIINLPATVEMATPNVYADSIEWMHRNLAHRESVVLSLHPHNDRGTAVAAAELGYLAGADRIEGCLFGNGERTGNVCLVTLGMNLFSQGVDPMIDFSDIDHVRRTVEYCNQLPVHERHPYGGDLVYTAFSGSHQDAIKKGFEHLERDAAAAGVPVEQHAWAVPYLPIDPKDVGRSYEAVIRVNSQSGKGGVAYVMRTEHHLDLPRRLQIEFSQVVQARTDAQGGEVTPAQMYDAFVDEYLPNPDAPWGRFVLRGLRQASEVEGRDALTVDLVDAGEHTTLEGSGNGPIAAFCSALEGVGVDVRVLDYAEHALSAGGDARAAAYVECAVGGRVLWGVGIDANIVVASLKAVVSAVNRGLR
- the era gene encoding GTPase Era, encoding MSAGGGFRSGFACFVGRPNAGKSTLTNALVGEKVAITSSRPQTTRHSVRGILHRADGQLVLVDTPGLHRPRTLLGERLNDVVRTTWAEVDAVALCIPADQPVGPGDRFIAGELASLGRTPRLAVVTKTDLVPRDRLAEQLVAVARLGEESGTPWDEVVPVSAARGEQVDLLADLLLARMPEGPALYPEGELTDEPEAVMVAELIREAALEGVRDELPHSLAVLVEEMLPREDRPEDRPLLDVRADVYVERPSQKAIVIGKGGTRLRDVGTRARRQIEALLGTQVHLDLHVRVAKDWQRDPKQLRRLGF
- a CDS encoding cytidine deaminase is translated as MPEQQPASGAEGLAAEDQKLVTLARAARARLGVPDGAAVRDGTGRTYVAGTVALAALRLSALEAAVAAAVSSGADALEGAAVVGAAGAEQAPAGVAAVSELAVDGAAVVLAGPDGAVLRVLPAGPAGRA
- a CDS encoding hemolysin family protein is translated as MSTTDTWLAVLAGVLVVLAAGFASVESALSRVSRVRVDELLREGRRRADVLKDVISDPARYLNVLTLLRVACELVATVLVAAVCLAVLPERWQAVLVAAAVMVVVSYIAVGVSPRTVGLQHADGLALATAGLVRGTARVLGPVPQLLILLGNALTPGRGFRDGPFASEAELRDLVDQAQESRLIEDEERAMIHSVFELGDTIVREVMVPRTDIVYLERHKTLRQALSLALRSGFSRIPVVGDGGLDDVVGMVYVKDLVRRTHEYREGETTERVDSVMREASFVPESKPVDALLREMQQDQTHIAVVVDEYGGTAGIVTIEDVLEEIVGDIADEYDREAPQVEQLADGGVRVSTRLHVDELGELFGVDLEDDDVDTVGGLLAKHLGMVPIPGSRTVVEGLELTAEAATGRRNRVGTLVVRRAEEALGERADSGERVDA